From Melospiza melodia melodia isolate bMelMel2 chromosome 31, bMelMel2.pri, whole genome shotgun sequence, one genomic window encodes:
- the LOC134431306 gene encoding LOW QUALITY PROTEIN: beta-1,4 N-acetylgalactosaminyltransferase 1-like (The sequence of the model RefSeq protein was modified relative to this genomic sequence to represent the inferred CDS: deleted 1 base in 1 codon): MRGAQRALCLLLLASASLAALLLHLWAPKGPPSVDLRRPPPERLPPPPGPPGRAYPHVPFRVKEEVMELLPRNGCSCEAEAEAGLALPLHRRLFGPGPAGLDFASAFSPGERPRQLREREREYRNYRNRVQTPADRLLIVPANSPLEYPAQGVEVRPLQTVLVPGLSLQAPARNRYQVNLTASLGTLAVAAEVEGVALRGEGQPHLSLAAAHLDHLNRQLQFVTYTNTQFHPDTADIVQFSTDGHSAAFAIRIRHPPTPRLYGPGSAGDSDGDGDSDSGDGGYNISALVTVATKTFLRYDKLRGLIASIRRFYPSVTIVVADDSQRPEPLAGPHLEHYLMPFGKGWFAGRNLAVSQVTTKYVLWVDDDFIFTARTRLEKLVDVLERTSLDLVGGAVREITGYTTTYRQRLSVRGGGAGGDCLRTRPGFHHRLAGFPACVVTDGVVNFFLARTDKVRQVGFDPRLRRVAHLEFFIDGLGVLHVGSCEDVVVDHASKLALPWRRSEGERQYNRYRYPAARDDSVRLKQRLFFFKNRFKCMAGD, encoded by the exons atGCGGGGGGCGCAGCGggctctgtgcctgctgctgctggcctcgGCCTCGCTGGCCGCGCTGCTCCTGCACCTCTGGGCCCCCAAGGGCCCCCCCAGCGTGGACCTGCGCCGC CCCCCCCCCGAGCGGCTGCCGCCCCCCCCGGGGCCCCCCGGCCGCGCCTACCCCCACGTGCCCTTCCGGGTCAAGGAGGAGGTCATGGA gctgctgcccaggaacGGCTGCTCGTGCGAGGCGGAGGCCGAGGCGGGGCTGGCGCTGCCGCTGCACCGGCGCCTCttcgggcccggcccggcggggctcgaCTTCGCCAGCGCCTTcagccccggggagcggccgcggcAGCTGCGGGAGCGGGAGCGCGAGTACCGCAACTACCGGAACCG GGTACAGACCCCCGCGGACCGGCTGCTGATCGTCCCGGCCAACTCCCCGCTGGAGTACCCGGCGCAGGGGGTGGAGGTGCGGCCGCTGCAGACGGTGCTGGTGCCCG ggCTCAGCCTGCAGGCGCCGGCCAGGAACAGGTACCAG GTGAACCTGACGGCCTCGCTGGGGACGCTGGCGGTGGCGGCCGAGGTGGAGGGCGTGGCGCTGCGGGGGGAGGGGCAGCCGCACCTGTCCTTGGCCGCCGCCCACCTGGACCACCTGAACCGGCAGCTGCAGTTCGTGACCTACACCAACACCCAGTTCCACCCCGACACCGCCGACATCG TGCAGTTCTCCACCGACGGTCACTCCGCCGCCTTCGCCATCCGCATCCGGCACCCGCCCACGCCCCGCCTGTAcggcccgggcagcgccggcGACAGCGACGGCGACGGGGACAGCGACAGCGGGGACGGGG GGTACAACATCTCGGCGCTGGTGACCGTGGCCACCAAGACATTCCTGCGCTATGACAAACTGCGGGGCCTCATCGCCAGCATCCGCCGCTTCTACCCCTCGGTCACCATCGTGGTGGCCGACGACAGCCAGAGAcccgagcccctggcagggccgcaCCTGGAGCACTACCTCATGCCCTTCGGCAAG ggctggttcGCCGGGAGGAACCTGGCGGTGTCGCAGGTGACCACCAAGTACGTGCTGTGGGTGGACGATGATTTCATCTTCACGGCCCGCACGCGCCTGGAGAAGCTCGTGGATGTGCTGGAGAGAACCAGCCTGGACCTG GTGGGCGGCGCGGTGCGGGAGATCACCGGCTACACCACCACGTACCGGCAGCGGCTGAGCgtgcgcggcggcggcgcgggcggggaCTGCCTGCGGACCCGGCCCGGCTTCCACCACCGCCTGGCGGGGTTCCCGGCCTGCGTGGTCACCGACGGCGTGGTCAACTTCTTCCTGGCCCGCACCGACAAGGTGCGCCAGGTGGGCTTCGACCCCCGGCTGCGCCGCGTGGCGCACCTCG aATTCTTCATCGACGGCCTGGGGGTGCTGCACGTGGGCTCGTGCGAGGACGTGGTGGTGGATCACGCGTCCAAGCTGGCGCTGCCGTGGCGGCGCTCGGAGGGGGAGCGCCAGTACAACCGGTACCGGTACCCGGCCGCCCGCGACGACAGCGTGCGCCTCAAGCAGCGCCTCTTCTTCTTCAAGAACCGCTTCAAGTGCATGGCCGGCGACTAG